The Enterococcus rotai genome includes a window with the following:
- a CDS encoding helix-turn-helix domain-containing protein, producing MEFRKIKSLRKEKKITLTELGERTGYSASFLSQIERGTNRPSLEALRKIADALDVTVASLLANEAPQVIQDEETSAHGYKVIRNSSGKIYNPWQTNSTYYDTLFNLPVHTNNMVISKIYIDAQSSSSGRKIAHNLCEINYVIKGEATIELQDEVLILHEGDAIFLEAFTQHNIINATENELMLFTLQF from the coding sequence ATGGAATTTAGAAAAATTAAGAGTTTAAGAAAAGAAAAAAAGATTACTTTAACGGAACTTGGTGAAAGAACAGGTTATTCTGCAAGCTTCTTATCGCAAATCGAACGTGGCACGAATCGCCCCTCACTAGAAGCTTTACGAAAAATTGCAGATGCGCTTGATGTCACGGTAGCTTCTCTTTTAGCGAATGAAGCGCCTCAAGTGATCCAAGACGAAGAAACATCAGCTCATGGCTATAAAGTTATTCGCAACTCTTCAGGTAAGATTTACAATCCTTGGCAAACAAATTCTACTTATTATGATACCTTGTTTAATTTACCCGTACATACGAACAACATGGTGATTTCAAAAATTTATATTGATGCACAGTCCTCTTCTAGCGGAAGAAAAATTGCTCATAATCTTTGTGAAATCAATTACGTGATCAAAGGTGAAGCAACGATCGAACTTCAAGATGAAGTGCTTATCTTACACGAAGGGGACGCAATATTTTTAGAAGCGTTCACTCAACATAACATTATAAATGCTACTGAAAACGAGTTGATGCTCTTTACTTTGCAATTTTAG